In one window of Tumebacillus algifaecis DNA:
- a CDS encoding Mini-ribonuclease 3 — protein sequence MTEQVTGVQALFNQEVKPVKKPQEMTGLALAYMGDAVWEIFVREHLLQCGEMKPDRLHKFATKFVNAKAQSDVLHLLMPTLSEEELTIVKRGRNAKSGSSPKNGSLIDYRHATGFESLIGYLYLCGAYERLQELAKTAIQTLTEKDE from the coding sequence ATGACAGAGCAAGTTACAGGCGTACAGGCCCTGTTCAACCAAGAGGTCAAACCGGTCAAAAAGCCGCAGGAGATGACAGGGCTCGCCCTCGCCTACATGGGCGATGCGGTCTGGGAGATTTTTGTGCGCGAACATCTTTTGCAGTGCGGGGAGATGAAGCCGGACCGCCTGCACAAATTTGCGACCAAATTTGTGAATGCCAAGGCGCAGTCGGACGTGCTGCACCTGCTGATGCCGACGCTGAGCGAAGAGGAATTGACGATCGTCAAGCGCGGCCGCAATGCCAAATCGGGCTCGAGCCCGAAAAATGGCAGTTTGATCGACTACCGCCACGCCACCGGGTTTGAAAGCCTGATTGGCTATCTGTACTTGTGTGGGGCGTATGAACGCCTGCAGGAGCTGGCGAAAACTGCAATTCAGACACTAACCGAAAAGGATGAATGA
- the cysE gene encoding serine O-acetyltransferase — MFERMREDIQVIFNRDPAARSTLEVVLTYSGLHALWAYRVSHWFWNMKMRTFARLISQLARWITGIEIHPGATIGRRLFIDHGMGVVIGETAEIGNDCTLYQGVTLGGTGKEKGKRHPTLGDNVLVASGAKVLGSFTIGSGSKVGAGSVVLREVPPNSTVVGIPGKVVIQDGRRVDDMEQCNLPDPVAEQIKQLQQQIDDLRSELETLRNQEGRARDVDTPV, encoded by the coding sequence ATGTTTGAACGGATGCGGGAAGATATTCAAGTCATTTTTAACCGCGACCCGGCGGCACGTTCTACGCTGGAGGTGGTGCTGACCTATTCAGGTTTGCACGCATTGTGGGCGTACCGTGTTTCACATTGGTTTTGGAACATGAAGATGCGCACGTTCGCGCGCTTGATCTCGCAACTGGCACGTTGGATAACGGGCATTGAGATCCATCCGGGCGCGACGATCGGCCGCCGTCTGTTTATCGACCACGGGATGGGCGTGGTGATCGGAGAGACTGCTGAGATCGGGAATGACTGTACGCTGTACCAAGGCGTCACGCTGGGCGGTACGGGCAAAGAGAAAGGCAAGCGCCACCCGACGCTTGGCGACAATGTGTTGGTCGCCTCGGGGGCCAAGGTGCTCGGGTCGTTTACGATCGGCTCCGGCTCAAAAGTAGGAGCCGGTTCGGTCGTGCTGCGCGAAGTTCCGCCGAACTCGACGGTGGTCGGGATTCCAGGCAAGGTGGTCATTCAAGATGGCCGCCGCGTAGACGATATGGAACAGTGCAACCTGCCCGACCCGGTGGCGGAGCAGATCAAACAGTTGCAGCAGCAGATTGATGACTTGAGGAGCGAGTTGGAAACACTGCGAAATCAAGAGGGGAGAGCACGTGATGTCGATACACCTGTATAA
- the rlmB gene encoding 23S rRNA (guanosine(2251)-2'-O)-methyltransferase RlmB, translating into MRKNSKDRAPRGRKGPSAGRGQGGERKGTGAERRGPAPERDRERIVRAERVDREPIASTKSDSSNEQVEGRHPVLEALRSGREINKILVAEGAQGSITELLGKARAKNIIIQSVPRAKLDQISEGRNHQGIIAYIAAKEYVELDVILAAANNSPRPGLIIVLDEIEDPHNLGSILRSVDGVGAHGVIIPKRRAVPLTATVAKASAGAIEHVPVARVPNISQTIEQLKKEGYWVVGTDVDGENMYHQVDLTGPTVLVIGNEGKGLGEVVKKRCDYLVRLPMIGQVQSLNAGVATGILLYETLRQRGEKK; encoded by the coding sequence ATGAGAAAGAACAGCAAAGACAGAGCGCCGCGCGGGCGCAAAGGGCCGAGCGCAGGTCGCGGGCAAGGCGGAGAGCGCAAAGGAACGGGTGCAGAGCGCCGCGGACCGGCTCCGGAGCGCGACCGTGAGCGCATCGTGCGCGCAGAACGAGTCGACCGCGAGCCGATCGCGAGTACCAAATCGGACAGTTCCAACGAGCAGGTGGAAGGACGCCATCCGGTGCTGGAAGCGCTGCGCTCCGGTCGCGAGATCAATAAGATTTTGGTCGCAGAAGGCGCACAAGGTTCGATCACCGAACTGCTGGGCAAAGCGCGTGCGAAGAACATCATCATCCAAAGCGTTCCCCGGGCCAAACTCGACCAGATCTCCGAAGGGCGCAACCACCAAGGGATCATCGCCTACATCGCGGCCAAAGAGTATGTAGAACTCGATGTGATCTTGGCGGCGGCCAACAATTCGCCCCGTCCTGGCCTGATCATCGTGCTGGATGAGATTGAAGACCCGCACAACTTGGGTTCGATTTTGCGTTCGGTAGACGGGGTTGGCGCTCATGGCGTGATCATTCCGAAGCGTCGCGCTGTGCCGCTGACCGCAACGGTGGCTAAAGCGTCTGCAGGCGCGATCGAACACGTGCCGGTCGCGCGCGTCCCCAACATCTCGCAGACGATCGAGCAGTTGAAAAAAGAAGGCTACTGGGTGGTCGGCACCGATGTGGACGGCGAGAACATGTACCATCAGGTCGATCTGACCGGCCCGACGGTGCTTGTGATCGGCAACGAGGGCAAAGGGCTAGGCGAAGTGGTGAAGAAGCGCTGTGACTATCTGGTTCGCCTGCCGATGATCGGACAAGTTCAGTCGCTCAACGCAGGTGTGGCGACGGGGATCTTGCTCTACGAAACGCTCCGTCAACGCGGCGAAAAGAAGTAG
- the ispD gene encoding 2-C-methyl-D-erythritol 4-phosphate cytidylyltransferase, which produces MQTEVIIVAAGSGSRMGSQIKKQYLPLDGAPILVRTLQALSACPSIDRMILVVSADDREYVQTLIADHGVEKVGAIVEGGQERQDSVRHGLDALLATTELVAVHDAARPLVTTDEVEAVLEAARVRGAATLGVAVKDTIKRVEQQLVSETLPRNQLFAVHTPQAFHRSILEAAHARSVLAGGLGTDDASLVEWAGYPVLLIEGNYTNIKITTPDDLIIAEALWKLKGEHVR; this is translated from the coding sequence ATGCAAACCGAAGTGATAATCGTGGCAGCAGGAAGCGGATCGCGCATGGGCAGTCAGATCAAAAAGCAATACCTGCCGCTTGACGGCGCTCCGATCTTGGTGCGCACGTTGCAGGCGCTGTCCGCCTGCCCGTCGATCGATCGGATGATATTGGTCGTCTCTGCCGATGATAGGGAATATGTTCAGACCTTGATTGCCGACCACGGCGTAGAAAAAGTCGGCGCGATCGTCGAAGGTGGTCAGGAGCGCCAAGATTCGGTGCGCCACGGGCTGGATGCGCTGTTAGCGACGACAGAGTTGGTCGCCGTTCACGATGCGGCGAGACCGCTCGTCACAACAGACGAAGTGGAAGCGGTGCTGGAGGCGGCTAGAGTGAGAGGGGCGGCGACGCTTGGCGTGGCGGTAAAAGACACGATCAAGCGGGTCGAGCAGCAACTGGTCAGCGAAACGTTGCCTCGCAACCAACTGTTCGCGGTCCATACGCCGCAAGCGTTCCACCGTTCGATCTTGGAAGCGGCGCATGCGCGTTCCGTTCTGGCGGGCGGGCTCGGCACCGATGATGCCTCGCTCGTCGAGTGGGCTGGCTATCCAGTGTTGCTGATAGAGGGTAACTATACGAACATCAAAATTACCACGCCTGACGATCTGATCATCGCCGAGGCGTTATGGAAGCTGAAAGGGGAACATGTACGATGA
- a CDS encoding PIN/TRAM domain-containing protein, which yields MLKRIVHLFFAVIGFVLGYQFAPGLFSLVSLDINPFVHPIFGAVLGGSLFILATSWIVDYTVSLIKWFEEKMIKTPFPDVIAGAFGMVLGLIIAYLMAPAIALIPVVGRVVQFFASVLLAYMGYRFFFTKREDLMNFFPGRLGGKEKSKAEEKHRPGEAKILDTSVIIDGRIADIVKTEFLDGVLVIPSFVLEELQHIADSSDVLKRNRGRRGLDILNKIQKELKIKVQVMEIDFEEIQEVDSKLVRLAKQINGKVVTNDFNLNKVCELQGVGVLNINDLANAVKPVVLPGEEIFVQVIKDGKEHNQGVGYLDDGTMIVVEGGRDFIGTRLEVLVTSVLQTSAGRMIFAKPKMLERAL from the coding sequence GTGTTAAAACGCATTGTGCATCTGTTTTTCGCCGTCATCGGGTTTGTGCTGGGTTACCAATTTGCACCGGGTTTGTTCAGCTTGGTCAGCTTGGACATCAATCCGTTTGTACATCCGATTTTCGGAGCAGTGTTAGGCGGTTCGCTCTTCATCCTCGCGACGAGCTGGATCGTTGATTATACGGTGAGTTTGATCAAGTGGTTCGAAGAGAAAATGATCAAAACTCCGTTCCCCGACGTGATCGCCGGAGCGTTCGGGATGGTACTCGGTCTTATCATTGCGTATCTGATGGCACCGGCCATCGCGCTGATTCCGGTCGTGGGCCGGGTTGTGCAATTCTTTGCCAGCGTGCTGCTCGCCTATATGGGCTACCGCTTTTTCTTCACCAAGCGCGAAGATCTGATGAACTTCTTCCCGGGTCGCCTCGGGGGCAAGGAGAAGAGCAAGGCGGAGGAGAAGCACCGTCCAGGCGAAGCGAAGATTTTGGATACGAGCGTCATCATCGACGGACGCATCGCCGATATTGTGAAGACGGAATTTCTCGACGGTGTGCTCGTCATCCCGTCGTTCGTGCTCGAAGAACTGCAACATATCGCCGACTCGTCCGATGTGCTCAAGCGCAACCGGGGAAGACGGGGCCTTGACATCCTGAACAAGATTCAAAAGGAACTGAAGATCAAAGTCCAAGTGATGGAGATCGATTTTGAGGAGATTCAGGAAGTCGATTCCAAGCTGGTGCGCCTCGCCAAGCAGATCAACGGGAAAGTGGTCACCAATGACTTCAACCTGAATAAAGTCTGTGAGCTGCAAGGCGTCGGGGTGCTCAACATCAACGACCTCGCCAACGCGGTCAAGCCGGTCGTGTTGCCAGGGGAAGAGATTTTTGTGCAAGTGATCAAAGACGGAAAAGAGCATAACCAAGGGGTCGGTTACCTCGATGATGGCACGATGATCGTCGTCGAAGGCGGACGTGATTTTATCGGCACCCGATTGGAAGTGCTGGTCACATCGGTGTTACAAACCTCTGCGGGTCGGATGATCTTTGCCAAGCCGAAAATGTTAGAGCGCGCCTTGTAA
- the ispF gene encoding 2-C-methyl-D-erythritol 2,4-cyclodiphosphate synthase yields MIRVGMGYDVHQLVAGRDLILGGVLIPHEKGLLGHSDADVLLHAIKDALLGAIAEGDIGKHFPDTDPRYKGADSVKLLQHVFALVKERGYVLGNLDCVVMAERPKLRPYIDEIRGVIARELEAELGQVNVKATTTEKLGFVGREEGMAAQAVVLLVKKP; encoded by the coding sequence ATGATTCGAGTGGGCATGGGTTATGACGTGCACCAACTGGTCGCAGGCCGCGACCTGATCTTGGGCGGAGTGCTGATTCCGCATGAGAAGGGACTGCTCGGGCACTCCGATGCTGATGTTTTGCTGCATGCGATCAAAGATGCGCTGCTCGGCGCGATTGCAGAAGGCGACATCGGCAAGCATTTTCCGGACACCGATCCGCGTTACAAAGGAGCCGACTCGGTCAAACTGCTCCAGCACGTCTTTGCGCTGGTCAAAGAGCGCGGCTATGTTCTGGGTAACCTCGACTGTGTCGTCATGGCGGAACGCCCGAAATTGCGTCCGTACATCGACGAAATCCGCGGCGTGATCGCTCGGGAGCTGGAAGCGGAGCTCGGGCAGGTCAATGTGAAAGCGACGACGACCGAAAAGCTCGGCTTTGTCGGGCGGGAAGAAGGAATGGCCGCCCAAGCGGTGGTGCTTCTCGTCAAAAAACCTTAA
- the pssA gene encoding CDP-diacylglycerol--serine O-phosphatidyltransferase gives MVRRALPSMFTVGNLFLGIISIIVAFQGNFDWAALLVIIGMLLDGLDGRVARMLNAQSEFGKELDSLSDVISFGVAPAFIMYGVVLKDMGWVGMVITAVFPICGALRLARFNVSAGSPNYFIGLPITAAGGVLATLALYHGMLPAPNITLPLFMVFLAYLMISNIKYPNFKKVGIPKATYYIVPLILAIVLGTFMFWPEYVNRLIFLPLAFYALYGVLKKNGNKKKRKTDAVEDPYERIAK, from the coding sequence TATTCTTAGGTATTATATCGATCATCGTTGCATTTCAAGGAAATTTTGACTGGGCAGCACTGCTCGTCATCATCGGGATGCTGCTCGACGGTCTGGACGGTCGTGTCGCACGGATGCTGAATGCGCAAAGCGAATTCGGCAAAGAGCTCGACTCGCTGTCGGACGTGATCTCGTTTGGGGTGGCCCCCGCTTTTATCATGTATGGGGTCGTGCTCAAAGACATGGGCTGGGTCGGTATGGTGATCACCGCGGTCTTCCCGATCTGTGGTGCACTTCGCTTGGCACGTTTTAACGTGTCGGCCGGTTCGCCCAACTATTTTATCGGCTTGCCGATCACCGCTGCTGGGGGCGTGTTGGCAACGCTGGCGCTGTATCACGGCATGTTGCCGGCACCAAATATCACCTTGCCGCTGTTTATGGTCTTTCTGGCCTATCTGATGATCTCGAACATCAAGTATCCCAACTTCAAAAAAGTTGGAATTCCGAAAGCAACCTACTACATCGTGCCGCTGATTCTTGCGATCGTGCTCGGCACCTTTATGTTCTGGCCTGAATACGTGAATCGTTTGATCTTCTTGCCGCTCGCTTTTTATGCGCTGTATGGCGTGTTAAAAAAAAACGGAAATAAGAAAAAGCGAAAAACGGACGCTGTGGAAGATCCGTACGAAAGGATCGCCAAGTAG
- the gltX gene encoding glutamate--tRNA ligase produces MPMTVRLRYAPSPTGHLHIGGARTALFNYLFAKKHGGTYILRIEDTDQARNKENAEQGFMEGFRWLGLNWDEGPEIGGEYGPYSCMERLDIYQKYTDQLLESGQAYYCYCTAEELEAEREELSAKGELPRYLGKCRHLTAEERAKHESEGRKKTIRYRVPDDQVFAFDDLIRGLVEFESNGIGDFVIVKSDGIPTYNFAVTIDDALMKITHVARGEEHISNTPRQLMLYEAFGWTKPQFAHLPLILNETGKKLSKRDESIIQFIEQYAELGYLPEAINNFLVLLGWSPSIEQEIFSLDELVEHFSFDRISKSGAIFDKDKLAWMNGQYIKAADLDRIVDLAIPFLQAAGRIGEDFDREWVTLLVTLFKDAMLAVSEIVPLSVLFFSDDVAYDEDAKAVLAEESAKVVLQAFLDKVQAMDTFNVDTIKAALKEVQKETGLKGKQLFMPTRVALTGQLHGPDLNLSLALFGKEKVAARLGKLLQE; encoded by the coding sequence ATACCGATGACGGTACGTTTACGTTATGCACCGAGTCCGACCGGACATTTACATATCGGCGGCGCGCGCACCGCGCTGTTCAACTATCTGTTTGCCAAGAAACATGGCGGCACTTACATCTTGCGCATCGAGGACACCGACCAAGCGCGCAACAAGGAAAATGCAGAGCAAGGTTTCATGGAGGGGTTCCGCTGGCTGGGCCTGAATTGGGATGAAGGCCCAGAGATCGGCGGCGAATACGGCCCGTATTCCTGCATGGAGCGCCTCGACATCTACCAAAAGTATACCGATCAACTGCTGGAAAGCGGGCAAGCCTACTATTGCTACTGTACCGCCGAAGAGTTGGAAGCTGAGCGCGAAGAGCTGAGCGCGAAAGGCGAATTGCCGCGCTACCTCGGCAAATGCCGCCATCTGACGGCAGAAGAGCGCGCCAAGCACGAGAGCGAAGGTCGTAAGAAAACGATTCGCTACCGTGTGCCGGACGATCAGGTATTCGCGTTTGACGATCTGATTCGCGGCCTTGTCGAGTTCGAATCGAACGGGATCGGTGATTTTGTCATCGTCAAATCGGACGGCATCCCGACGTACAACTTTGCGGTCACGATCGACGATGCGCTGATGAAGATCACCCATGTCGCACGCGGGGAAGAGCACATCTCCAACACGCCGCGCCAACTGATGCTCTACGAAGCGTTCGGCTGGACCAAGCCGCAATTTGCTCACCTGCCGTTGATCCTCAACGAGACGGGCAAAAAGCTGTCCAAGCGCGATGAGTCGATCATCCAATTTATCGAACAGTATGCGGAGCTCGGCTATCTGCCAGAAGCGATCAACAACTTCCTCGTTCTGCTCGGTTGGTCACCGTCGATCGAACAGGAGATCTTCTCGCTTGACGAGTTGGTTGAACACTTCTCCTTTGACCGCATCTCCAAGTCGGGTGCCATTTTTGACAAAGACAAGCTGGCTTGGATGAACGGGCAGTACATCAAAGCGGCCGACCTCGACCGCATCGTAGACTTGGCCATTCCGTTCCTGCAGGCGGCAGGCCGGATCGGGGAAGATTTTGACCGGGAATGGGTCACCCTGTTGGTCACGCTGTTCAAAGACGCAATGCTCGCCGTCTCCGAAATTGTACCGCTGTCCGTACTGTTCTTCAGCGACGATGTTGCATATGATGAGGATGCAAAAGCTGTTTTGGCGGAGGAATCGGCGAAAGTCGTGCTGCAAGCGTTCCTCGACAAAGTACAGGCAATGGATACGTTCAACGTCGATACGATCAAAGCGGCACTAAAAGAGGTACAAAAAGAGACAGGCTTGAAAGGCAAACAGTTGTTCATGCCGACGCGCGTCGCCCTCACCGGACAGTTGCACGGCCCTGACCTCAACTTGTCTTTGGCCCTGTTTGGCAAAGAAAAAGTGGCAGCGCGCCTTGGTAAGTTGCTCCAAGAATAG
- the cysS gene encoding cysteine--tRNA ligase: MSIHLYNSLTRQKEPFQSLEPGKVKMYVCGPTVYNYFHIGNARPFVVFDMIRRYFEYKGYEVNYVQNFTDVDDKIIKRGHEENLTPQEVADKYIESYFADADALHVRRATAHPRVTEEMPEIIAFIADLIERGHAYESQGDVYFDTTTFAGYGKLSGQTLDNLIAGARVEKSELKRHQTDFALWKSAKEGEIAWESPWGAGRPGWHIECSAMNLKYLGEQIDIHGGGVDLTFPHHENEMAQTEACTHKPFATYWLHNAFVNLGDEKMSKSTGNFLTTRDLLQKYDGSVLRFLLLSAHYRNPVNFSEELAENAKAGYERITTALLNLQHRVESASEGHADKVEADKYRSAFEAAMNDDFNSADAITAIFDLVSDANVYLRNEQVEQAALTAYLQLIEEFLDVLALAPASDDAGLEAQVEALIQERNDARKSKNWARADEIRDELTAMGIVLEDTPQGVRWRRK, translated from the coding sequence ATGTCGATACACCTGTATAATTCGTTGACACGCCAAAAAGAACCGTTTCAAAGCTTGGAGCCAGGCAAAGTAAAAATGTACGTCTGCGGTCCGACCGTCTATAACTATTTTCATATCGGCAATGCGCGTCCGTTCGTCGTCTTCGATATGATCCGTCGTTATTTCGAATATAAAGGATATGAAGTAAACTATGTGCAAAATTTTACCGACGTTGATGATAAGATTATCAAGCGCGGCCATGAAGAAAATCTGACCCCGCAGGAAGTGGCAGATAAATACATCGAGAGTTATTTTGCCGATGCAGACGCCTTGCATGTCCGCCGAGCGACCGCTCATCCTCGGGTGACCGAAGAGATGCCGGAGATCATCGCTTTTATCGCTGATCTGATCGAGCGCGGCCATGCGTATGAGTCGCAAGGCGATGTTTATTTTGACACGACGACGTTTGCAGGTTATGGTAAATTGTCTGGTCAGACGCTAGATAACCTGATTGCCGGGGCACGCGTGGAAAAAAGCGAGCTCAAACGTCATCAGACCGACTTTGCGCTTTGGAAATCGGCAAAAGAGGGCGAGATCGCTTGGGAGTCACCGTGGGGCGCAGGCCGTCCAGGTTGGCACATCGAATGCTCGGCGATGAACCTGAAATATTTGGGCGAGCAGATCGACATTCATGGTGGGGGCGTCGATCTGACGTTCCCGCATCATGAAAACGAAATGGCGCAGACCGAAGCGTGTACGCACAAACCGTTCGCGACGTACTGGCTGCACAATGCGTTTGTCAATCTCGGCGATGAGAAGATGTCCAAGTCGACCGGCAACTTCCTGACGACAAGAGACCTTTTGCAAAAATATGACGGATCCGTACTGCGCTTTCTGCTCTTGTCGGCGCACTATCGCAATCCGGTCAACTTCTCTGAAGAGTTGGCCGAAAATGCGAAAGCGGGCTATGAGCGGATCACCACCGCTTTGCTCAATTTGCAGCACCGAGTAGAGAGCGCATCGGAAGGTCATGCTGATAAGGTAGAGGCAGACAAATACCGCAGTGCATTTGAAGCGGCGATGAACGATGACTTTAACTCGGCCGACGCGATCACGGCCATCTTTGACCTCGTGTCGGACGCGAATGTTTATTTGCGAAACGAACAGGTGGAACAAGCAGCGCTGACCGCTTACCTGCAACTGATCGAGGAGTTCCTCGACGTGCTGGCATTGGCGCCGGCATCAGATGACGCTGGGTTGGAGGCGCAGGTGGAAGCGCTGATTCAAGAGCGCAATGACGCCCGCAAGTCGAAAAACTGGGCGCGTGCCGATGAGATTCGCGACGAACTGACGGCGATGGGCATCGTGCTTGAAGACACGCCGCAGGGTGTACGCTGGAGACGGAAGTGA